In one Mucilaginibacter sp. PAMB04168 genomic region, the following are encoded:
- a CDS encoding ABC transporter permease — MRALLSAEFLKLVKQSKTYYALVAIFVIELLIFITAYYQGSAILDLLLNNLRQSFYFEGTLLNGNLIMYIVLNSLWFNVPLILMIVTSGIVTDEYKDNSVQTVMLQAVKKWKFMLAKYITAAAFTLFVIAVMMMSTFALAYAIFGSGDLVVYIGTLNFFPAKEAFQRICWAFASGSVAMVFYSIVSITLAVCIKEAAKTWIAAALFLIITNLLLKADFIPAQFNLFFFPKLIDTWQQLFNYEADWFKIGLNNLILVLYSVLFAAVGTLIFQKKDIG, encoded by the coding sequence ATGAGGGCACTATTATCTGCAGAATTTCTGAAGTTGGTTAAGCAAAGTAAAACCTATTATGCCCTGGTTGCTATTTTCGTAATTGAGTTGCTTATTTTCATTACCGCGTACTACCAGGGCAGCGCTATATTGGATTTGCTGCTGAACAATCTCCGGCAGTCCTTTTATTTTGAAGGCACCTTGCTAAACGGTAACCTCATCATGTACATTGTGCTCAACTCCCTCTGGTTTAACGTGCCATTGATACTGATGATCGTTACATCGGGCATTGTAACCGATGAGTACAAGGATAATTCAGTACAAACCGTAATGCTGCAGGCGGTAAAAAAATGGAAATTTATGCTGGCTAAATACATAACGGCCGCTGCCTTTACACTGTTTGTAATTGCTGTTATGATGATGAGCACCTTTGCGCTGGCTTACGCCATTTTTGGCAGCGGCGACCTGGTGGTTTACATTGGCACGCTCAACTTTTTCCCGGCTAAAGAGGCATTTCAGCGTATATGCTGGGCTTTTGCATCGGGCAGTGTGGCTATGGTGTTTTACAGCATTGTAAGTATTACCCTGGCTGTTTGCATTAAGGAAGCCGCTAAAACCTGGATTGCCGCAGCACTGTTCCTCATCATTACCAACTTGCTGCTCAAGGCCGATTTTATACCGGCTCAATTTAATCTCTTTTTTTTCCCTAAACTGATTGATACCTGGCAGCAGCTATTTAATTATGAGGCCGATTGGTTTAAAATAGGACTAAACAACCTGATACTTGTACTGTACAGTGTATTGTTTGCGGCGGTGGGTACGTTAATCTTTCAAAAAAAGGATATTGGATGA